From one Cyanobacterium stanieri PCC 7202 genomic stretch:
- a CDS encoding dihydroxyacid dehydratase (PFAM: Dehydratase family~TIGRFAM: dihydroxy-acid dehydratase~COGs: COG0129 Dihydroxyacid dehydratase/phosphogluconate dehydratase~InterPro IPR002114:IPR020558:IPR004404:IPR000581~KEGG: cyt:cce_4400 dihydroxy-acid dehydratase~PFAM: dihydroxy-acid and 6-phosphogluconate dehydratase~PRIAM: Dihydroxy-acid dehydratase~SPTR: Dihydroxy-acid dehydratase;~TIGRFAM: dihydroxy-acid dehydratase): protein MTENLKSQAITQGVQRAPNRAMLRAVGFGDNDFIKPIVGVANGYSTITPCNMGLNDLAIEAQKSIKEAGGMPQMFGTITISDGISMGTEGMKYSLVSRDVIADSIETVCKGQSLDGVIAIGGCDKNMPGAMIAMARMNIPAIFVYGGTIKPGHLNGEDLTVVSAFEAVGQYSAGKIDEAQLTAVEKNACPGAGSCGGMFTANTMSSAFEAMGMSLPYSSTMAAEDYEKVESTKKSGEVLVNAIRKQILPKDLLTRKAFENAIAVIMAVGGSTNSVLHLLAIANTIGVELTLDDFEAIRQKVPVICDLKPSGRYVTVDLHKAGGIPQVMKMLLVNGILHGDALTITGQTIAEVLAEIPDNPPADQDVIRQWGNPLYQEGHLAILKGNLASEGSVAKISGVKNPVITGPARVFESEEECLDAILSGKIVAGDVVIVRYEGPVGGPGMREMLAPTSAIIGAGLGDKVGLITDGRFSGGTYGLVVGHVAPEAAVGGNIALVKEGDSITIDAKQKLLQINVSEEELNQRRQNWQPPEPRYRRGILGKYAKLVSSSSLGAVTDAP from the coding sequence ATGACAGAGAATCTTAAAAGCCAAGCAATTACTCAGGGAGTACAAAGAGCACCTAACCGAGCAATGCTCAGAGCGGTGGGATTTGGAGACAATGATTTTATAAAACCCATTGTGGGGGTTGCCAATGGATATAGTACCATTACCCCCTGTAATATGGGCTTAAATGACCTTGCCATAGAAGCTCAAAAAAGCATCAAAGAGGCAGGAGGAATGCCCCAGATGTTCGGAACTATTACCATCAGTGATGGTATTTCCATGGGTACTGAGGGCATGAAATACTCCCTTGTGTCTCGGGATGTAATTGCGGATTCTATCGAAACGGTATGTAAAGGGCAAAGTCTTGATGGGGTGATTGCCATCGGTGGTTGTGATAAGAATATGCCGGGGGCGATGATTGCCATGGCAAGGATGAATATCCCTGCGATTTTTGTCTATGGTGGTACTATCAAACCCGGACATCTTAATGGAGAAGATTTGACCGTAGTTAGTGCTTTTGAGGCGGTCGGACAATATAGCGCTGGTAAAATTGATGAGGCACAGTTGACGGCGGTGGAAAAAAATGCCTGTCCGGGGGCTGGTTCCTGTGGTGGTATGTTTACAGCTAATACTATGTCCTCTGCTTTTGAAGCCATGGGGATGAGCTTACCCTATTCTTCTACCATGGCGGCGGAAGATTATGAGAAGGTGGAAAGCACCAAGAAATCTGGTGAGGTGTTGGTCAATGCTATCCGTAAGCAAATCCTACCCAAAGATTTACTCACCCGTAAGGCTTTTGAAAATGCGATCGCCGTTATTATGGCTGTGGGTGGCTCTACTAACTCTGTACTACACCTATTGGCGATCGCCAATACCATCGGCGTAGAATTAACCCTAGATGATTTTGAAGCCATCCGCCAAAAAGTTCCTGTAATCTGTGACCTCAAACCCTCTGGGCGTTATGTCACCGTAGATTTACACAAAGCAGGGGGTATCCCTCAAGTAATGAAAATGTTACTCGTCAACGGTATCCTCCATGGCGATGCCCTCACCATCACTGGGCAAACCATCGCCGAAGTATTAGCCGAGATACCCGATAACCCCCCCGCAGATCAAGATGTAATCCGTCAATGGGGCAATCCCCTTTATCAAGAAGGACACCTCGCCATCCTCAAAGGAAACCTCGCCTCTGAAGGTTCCGTCGCCAAAATTAGTGGTGTGAAAAACCCCGTTATCACCGGCCCTGCCAGGGTATTTGAATCGGAAGAAGAATGCCTTGATGCCATCCTCTCAGGAAAAATTGTGGCAGGAGATGTGGTCATCGTACGCTATGAAGGGCCTGTGGGCGGCCCTGGTATGCGAGAAATGTTAGCTCCTACCTCCGCCATCATCGGTGCAGGATTAGGGGATAAAGTGGGTTTAATCACCGATGGGCGCTTTTCTGGCGGTACTTACGGTTTAGTAGTGGGACACGTCGCCCCCGAAGCCGCCGTGGGTGGTAATATTGCCCTTGTCAAGGAAGGAGACAGCATCACCATCGATGCCAAACAAAAACTATTACAAATTAATGTCTCCGAAGAAGAACTTAACCAACGTCGTCAAAACTGGCAACCCCCCGAACCTCGCTACCGTCGAGGAATTTTGGGTAAATATGCTAAGTTAGTTTCTTCTA